One Chromatiaceae bacterium DNA segment encodes these proteins:
- a CDS encoding molecular chaperone TorD family protein — MAQRDNSIQQQRRRAETYWFLASLFGQPIAGPVLARLASTAANSPEDKTDIGGELRQALTAVAESDLDDLSQRLAIEHARLFLGLRQGYAPPPPYESVWRESRILGDSTLAVATAYSEAGFEDTSPCGPCDHIASELRFLASLCNAEAEATANGETGEAVWARERQSDFLGAHLLKWVPHYCQELARQSREPLYAALARVTGAIIAGDVLAMDTSKVSSQRTGSSDRRPKRVAA; from the coding sequence ATGGCGCAACGGGATAATTCCATCCAACAGCAACGGCGGCGCGCCGAGACCTACTGGTTTCTCGCCTCGCTCTTTGGTCAACCGATCGCGGGCCCAGTCCTGGCAAGACTGGCCAGCACCGCTGCCAACAGCCCGGAGGACAAGACAGATATTGGCGGTGAATTGCGCCAGGCCTTGACGGCGGTTGCTGAATCGGACCTCGACGACCTGAGCCAGCGGCTTGCCATCGAACACGCCCGCCTCTTTTTGGGCCTACGTCAGGGTTATGCACCTCCCCCACCCTACGAATCCGTGTGGCGGGAATCCCGTATCCTCGGCGATAGTACCCTGGCCGTGGCAACGGCCTATAGCGAGGCCGGTTTCGAGGATACGAGCCCGTGCGGGCCTTGCGATCACATCGCCAGTGAACTCAGGTTCCTGGCGAGCCTGTGCAACGCCGAGGCCGAGGCGACCGCCAACGGAGAAACTGGCGAGGCGGTATGGGCACGGGAACGCCAGAGCGACTTCCTTGGCGCACACCTGTTGAAGTGGGTCCCCCATTACTGTCAGGAATTGGCGCGCCAATCCCGTGAACCCCTGTACGCGGCCCTGGCGCGCGTCACCGGAGCCATAATCGCCGGGGATGTCCTCGCCATGGACACCAGCAAGGTCTCCTCTCAGCGAACGGGCTCCAGTGACCGTCGGCCTAAGAGGGTAGCGGCATGA
- a CDS encoding 4Fe-4S dicluster domain-containing protein produces MKLVRVIDTKRCMGCRSCVAACAVENHFTPGAPWNVMIEAEQGTYPNLYRTFVTMNCMHCENPPCKTACDGVKAFAISKNELGVVLIDYEKCIGCGYCAAVCPYGVPQITNTIENLYPGQEATPLEAIPGAERHWTHRKKPKVAEKCTFCWHRLEQALADGKADRIGQEPQYTPACDLVCPVDARFFGDLDDPDSKVSKMIGHKRAAQLKREYGTAPQVYYVLEGGEKR; encoded by the coding sequence ATGAAGCTAGTACGCGTGATCGACACGAAGCGCTGCATGGGCTGCCGGTCCTGCGTGGCTGCCTGCGCGGTGGAGAATCACTTCACCCCGGGTGCCCCCTGGAACGTCATGATCGAAGCCGAGCAGGGGACCTACCCCAATCTCTACCGCACCTTCGTGACCATGAACTGCATGCACTGCGAAAACCCGCCATGCAAGACGGCCTGCGACGGTGTCAAGGCCTTTGCCATCTCCAAGAACGAACTGGGGGTGGTACTCATCGACTACGAGAAGTGCATTGGCTGCGGCTATTGCGCGGCGGTCTGCCCCTATGGCGTACCGCAAATCACTAACACCATCGAGAACCTCTATCCGGGCCAGGAGGCGACGCCCCTGGAGGCTATTCCCGGCGCCGAGCGGCACTGGACCCATCGCAAGAAGCCCAAGGTTGCCGAAAAATGCACCTTCTGCTGGCATCGGTTGGAACAGGCCCTGGCGGATGGCAAGGCCGACCGCATTGGACAGGAACCTCAATACACCCCGGCCTGCGACCTGGTGTGCCCCGTGGATGCCCGCTTTTTCGGCGACCTGGATGATCCGGATTCCAAGGTCTCCAAGATGATCGGCCACAAAAGGGCGGCGCAACTCAAGCGTGAATATGGCACGGCGCCTCAGGTCTATTACGTCCTGGAAGGGGGGGAGAAGCGATGA